From the genome of Papaver somniferum cultivar HN1 chromosome 2, ASM357369v1, whole genome shotgun sequence, one region includes:
- the LOC113347315 gene encoding dynamin-2A-like: MEAIEELMNLSDSMKQASALLADEDVDESSPSSSRRASTFLNVVALGNVGAGKSAVLNSLIGHPVLPTGENGATRAPISIDLQRDGSLSTKSIVLQIDNKSQQVSASALRHSLQDRLSKSAASKGRVDEIYLKIRTSTAPPLKLVDLPGLDQRMMDDALVSDYAGHNDAILLVVIPASQAPEISSSKALRLIKEFDSDGTRTVGVISKIDQASSDPKVLAAVQALLNNQGPRNTSDIPWVALIGQSVSIASAQSGSVGSENSLETAWRAESESLKSILTGAPQSKLGRVALVETLAGQIRNRMKIRLPNLLSGLQSKSQVVEDELVRLGEQMVDSPEGTRAIALELCREFEDRFLQHIATGEGGGWKVVASFEGNFPNRIKQLPLDRHFDLNNVKRIVLEADGYQPYLISPEKGLRSLIKIVLELAKEPSRLCVDEVHRVLVDIVTAAANSTPGLGRYPPFKREVVAIASIALENFKNEAKKMVVALVDMERAFVPPQHFIRLVQRRMDRQRREEEVKNKSSKKGQDAEQSLLNRATSPQTGVPPPTGGSLKSMKDKSGQSEKDAPEGSSALKTAGPDGEITAGFLLKKSGKTNGWSRRWFVLNEKNGKLGYTKKQEERHFRGVITLEECNVEELSEEEEAPSKSSKDKKSNDSSKGSNLLFKITSKVPYKTVLKAHSAVVLKAESMADKIEWMNKIRNATSKGVKGISEAGVPMRQSLSDGSLESMARRPADPEEELRWMSQEVRGYVEAVLNSLAANVPKAVVLCQVEKAKEDMLTRLYSSISSQSNAKIEELLMEDQNVKRKRERYQKQSDLLSKFTRQLGIHDNRASAASSWSNGNSGAESSPRTTGAASGDDWKSAFDAAANGEHGSFGRSNSNGHSRRYSDPAQNDDSNSGSNSASRRTPNRLPPPPPGSSGYRY, encoded by the exons GGTGCGGGTAAATCAGCAGTATTGAATAGTTTAATCGGGCATCCAGTTTTG CCAACGGGTGAAAATGGTGCAACTCGCGCCCCTATCAGCATTGATCTACAAAGGGATGGTTCACTTAGCACCAAATCAATTGTTTTACAGATTGACAATAAATCTCAACAGGTTTCTGCAA GTGCACTCCGGCATTCTTTGCAGGATAGGCTGAGCAAGAGTGCTGCCAGCAAGGGACGTGTTGATGAAATATATTTGAAAATTCGCACTAGTACAG CTCCTCCTTTAAAATTGGTTGATTTACCTGGACTGGATCAACGGATGATGGACGATGCATTG GTCAGTGATTACGCTGGGCATAATGATGCAATATTGCTAGTTGTAATTCCAGCTTCCCAGGCCCCAGAAATTTCCTCATCCAAAGCTCTGAGGTTGATAAAAGAATTTGATTCAGATG GTACCAGAACTGTCGGTGTCATTAGTAAAATAGATCAAGCATCTTCAGACCCGAAGGTCCTAGCTGCAGTTCAGGCTCTGCTAAATAACCAGGGACCGAGAAATACATCTGACATTCCTTGGGTGGCTTTGATTGGGCAATCTGTATCTATTGCATCTGCCCAATCAGGATCTGTTGGCTCAGAGAACTCTCTTGAAACAGCTTGGCGAGCCGAGAGTGAAAGCCTTAAATCTATACTGACCGGTGCACCTCAAAGCAAACTTGGCAGAGTTGCTCTGGTAGAAACTCTTGCTGGGCAGATCCGCAACCGCATGAAAATCAGGCTTCCGAACCTCCTCTCTGG TCTCCAAAGTAAGTCTCAAGTAGTTGAGGATGAGCTAGTGAGGCTCGGAGAACAAATGGTTGATAGTCCTGAAGGTACAAGGGCGATTGCGTTGGAGCTTTGCCGTGAATTTGAAGACAGATTTCTTCAACATATTGCTACTGGTGAG GGCGGCGGTTGGAAAGTTGTTGCCAGTTTTGAAGGAAACTTCCCTAATAGGATCAAGCAACTACCCCTGGACAGACATTTTGACCTCAACAATGTCAAAAGG ATTGTCCTGGAAGCTGATGGTTATCAACCATATCTTATATCTCCAGAGAAAGGGTTGAGATCCTTGATAAAAATTGTGCTCGAACTAGCTAAAGAACCATCACGTCTTTGTGTAGATGAG GTGCATCGTGTATTAGTAGATATAGTTACTGCTGCTGCAAATTCTACACCAGGACTTGGAAGATATCCTCCTTTTAAGAGAGAG GTTGTGGCCATTGCAAGTATTGCTttagagaattttaagaatgaagCTAAAAAAATGGTGGTTGCTCTAGTTGATATGGAACGTGCTTTTGTGCCTCCTCAACACTTTATCCGCTTGGTTCAAAGAAG GATGGACAGACAGCGCAGAGAGGAAGAGGTAAAAAACAAATCATCGAAAAAAGGGCAAGATGCAGAACAATCGCTACTGAACAGA GCAACAAGCCCTCAAACAGGAGTCCCCCCACCAACTGGGGGTAGCCTGAAATCGATGAAAGATAAATCTGGTCAGTCGGAGAAAGATGCACCAGAGGGTTCATCTGCTCTGAAGACTGCTGGACCTGATGGGGAGATAACAGCAG GCTTTTTGttaaagaaaagtggaaagaccAATGGCTGGAGCAGGCGGTGGTTTGTGTTGAATGAGAAAAATGGAAAG CTTGGATACACCAAAAAGCAAGAGGAAAGGCATTTTCGTGGGGTTATTACTTTGGAG GAATGTAATGTTGAAGAGCTTTCAGAAGAAGAGGAGGCACCATCTAAAAGCTCCAAGGATAAAAAGTCAAATGACTCGAGCAAAGGATCAAATTTATTATTTAAAATAACTAGCAAGGTTCCATACAAGACAGTTCTCAAAG CTCATAGTGCTGTTGTATTGAAGGCCGAGAGTATGGCAGATAAGATTGAATGGATGAACAAGATAAGAAACGCTACTTCTAAAGGAGTCAAGGGTATTTCTGAAGCTGGCGTTCCTATGCGACAAAGTCTTTCAGACGGTTCATTG GAATCAATGGCTAGAAGACCTGCAGATCCTGAAGAAGAGCTTAGGTGGATGTCTCAGGAAGTACGTGGATACGTGGAAGCAGTTTTGAATAGTCTAGCTGCGAATGTCCCCAAA GCAGTTGTTCTTTGTCAAGTTGAAAAAGCGAAGGAAGACATGCTAACTCGGCTTTATAGCTCCATCAG TTCTCAAAGCAATGCAAAGATCGAAGAGCTGCTAATGGAAGATCAGAATGTTAAGCGCAAGAGGGAACGCTATCAGAAACAGTCTGATCTCTTGTCAAAATTCACACGCCAGCTAGGTATCCATGACAATCGAGCCTCTGCTGCCTCTAGCTGGTCCAATGGTAACAGTGGAGCAG AGAGTAGCCCGAGAACTACAGGTGCAGCATCAGGAGATGACTGGAAATCAGCCTTTGACGCTGCAGCAAATGGAGAACATGGTTCATTTGGGAGATCAAACTCCAATGGTCACAGCAGGCGCTACAGCGATCCTGCCCAAAATGATGACTCAAACTCCGGATCAAACTCTGCTAGTCGACGTACGCCAAACCGGTTGCCTCCCCCACCACCTGGTTCTTCAGGATATAGATACTAG